GGTTACTACATAGGGTTGAACCCGATGTCTCTTAACTCCTGGGCCGGTGTGTTTGGATATATTGCCAGGTGTGAACTTGAGGGAATCACCCCTTCTTTCCCAGCATTTCTCAGAATAGCTTCAATGTCCAAAGTTCCTCAGGCCGCCGAGGGTTGGCTAGCCCTTAGTTATAAGGGAGCATACAGGACGGTCATGGGCAAGGCGTCCAAATGGCACCACTGGCGAAAGAAGTGGGTTGTTATTAGGACTAATAATCTGGAGATGTGTAGCCGAATGAGGCGGTGGACGCTTCAACCCAACTTTGTTGGAAGAAATGGTTCCTTTCCTCCGGTTTCTGCCGCCCTTTGGAAACGGATTTTGTCGCTTTTCAAGGCCAAGCCGCTCACAGTGGGAACCAAGACGGCCTATATACCTGAGGGGTGGTTTCCTCATTTGGATCAGTTAGACGATCCTATCTTCCTCTCGGCTTtgggcttgtgtccgtatatgccgagggGTAATACTTTGTAACCTGAGTCTTTCGTTGTCttgtcctttttttttaaaatgttttCTTGACGCCTTCCCCCTTAtttcagacgaggccatggagAAGCTGGACGACGCAGCCAAGGGCCGAGTGGACATGTCGTCCTGGCTGGTTGAGGTGCTTAGTGCAAGTACCTTCCAGGCACTGCAACGCCAGAAGGCCGCCGAGCAGGCCGACCCAGAGCAGGCCGTCCAGCAGCCTGATCCTCGCGCGGAGGAAAAGAAGGTATTACTTATGCCTTCTAAAATATGTGATCTCCTTCGGTGTTTGCGACTGACGTTTCTTTATCTTCCCAAGGTTCGAGGAAGGCTGCCACGACTGCGGTGCCGTCCTCCAAGCGCAAAGCTGGTGGCACAGGAAAGCCTTCCTTCAAGTCGGCAGTTCCGAAGGCGTCTCCAGCGTGTCAAAGGGTGTTTGCCCATGATACTCCCAGGGCTGGGGAGTTTTCCTCTCCTAGTTCCCAGAAAGCTAAGGAGGGGATTTATCCGCTTGGGGGAATTCCGGAAGACGTCCGCCGGAACATTCCTCCGAAGACGGCGGAGAGGGCTAGGAATTCGGgtggtaagttttactccaacatcgcAACCACTTTCCGTTCTTCGTCTGGAAGTTCTATAGTCTCTCCTAGAGATTCCAAGGCTGTTGTTTTTCCAATAGAAAAACCCACCCTCAGAAATCCATTGATGCTGAGTTGGATTAGATCTCTTCTTCAGGCCGATTTACTTATCGGGACCGCGTCAAGATAATGAACTAAATGCGCAGTGCTATTCCTCCGGAGTACGCTGCGACTCTTCCCGAGGCGGCCGGGACTCAGCTTGCTGCCATGCAGTCCTCTGTGCTGGATGTAagatttgttttccttctttagAAAAATGTTTTTGTTTCGAAATTTATACTTGCCTCTTTGCAGATGTTTATTCTGCTGTATTCGCTGAAGAAGTGGCGCACTTCCCTGGTGCATGAAGAGGCTAGGCACCGCCTTCTTGCTAGTCAGTGCGGCGATCAACATTTTGCTAGGCTAGAGGAGCTTCGTCTCAACAGGAAGGAGGAGATTGACGCGCTGACCAGGTCCCTGGCTTCTCAACGTGCCAAAAACAAGCAGCGTCTTGAACAGATTGATCAGAACTTGCAAGAGATGAAGGATCTATCTGAGAAGACAAAGGAGAAAGAGGCTGAGCTTTCTCGTCTTGACACCAAGTTTACGGGATTGGAGTCACAGCTGGAAGCGGCCCGTAAGGAAGTGGCTAAGTCCAAGGAAGTGCGTAGCCAGTCTGTCGTGCTGGGTAAGAGGTCGATCCGAGGGGGCATTGAACTGGCTTGGAATTCGGAGTTCGCCAGTATGCGCCCCTTCagctggttcgagaagttcATAGATTATCAGGTGGAGGTGGAGAAAGCCCTCAAAGAAGGACGTCCTCCTCCTGAATTTGTTCCCGGCGACGATGATGAATTAGGCATTCTAGGGgttttgtatttattttgggatttttgtttttgcgacgcCTCGCTTAATGGTGCTACGTGcataatttataattatgacTGACTTTTTGGAATGACTAGGTGTATTTTGAACGTTTTTGTTCTTTGTTTTATCTTATTTGACGTTCCTGCTTATTATTTATGATGTTATTTAGTTCAACATTTATAGCTGACGCCCCTAAATAGGGACGGGAATTATTGCCTTGGTCTTTATTGCCAAGGTCTTTATATACCTACTTCATATAGCTGCTGAGAAATGTGTATCCCcagtgttctaggtgatcagcctagtgagggtactaatctgggccacttcttaggcctttaaacgactagtctttaaTTCTTAAGAGAATGTTATTGTCTGGGCCTCTTGAGGAGATTGGATAATATGTTTGACACAAATAAAGATTCCCTAGCAAGGCCGGCTTGCAGGGAGATTTTTCATTTAAAATTCATTAAGCCGTGCTACATGGTGCGTCTATAGTGTGGACGTCTTCATTCTCACAAATTGTTCATTCATTAATCAAGATAACATAGATGccaattttagaaaaaaaaattcttcaGGTTGTCCGCATTCCAGGTACGTAAACTCAGACGcccctgcatgtcttggatccggtaGGTTCCGTCTCGAACTTCCTCATAGATCTCGTATGGACCTTCCCAGGTaggggtgagtttcccttgttcgTTAGCGCGTCCAACGGCTTCCATCTTCCTTAGCACAAAATCTCCAACCTTTAAGATTCTTCTAGAGACCCTTTGGTTGTACTCTCTAGTCATTCGGAGTTTGTATAGTTGCTGGCGTAGAGCCGCGTTCCCTCTGGTTTCTGGTAGGAAATCCAAGCccgccttcatcatttcccaattggcattttcatcaaataacatgacgcgcagagttggttcacacatttcaattGGTAGGACGGCTTCAGCTCCATATGCTAataagaatggtgtttctcctgtggagTTTTTTGCCGTtgtccgtatagaccataagacgttgggtaactcgtcggcccacAATCCTTTTGCttcatcaagcttctttttcatcccttcagatatgattttgttgaatgcaTCCACCTGTCCGTTTGCTTGAGGGCGGCTAACTGATGCAAAGCATGCCGTGACGCCATGATCAGCTAACCAGCTTTCTAACTTGAGtgtcttgaattgtggcccattatcaaagacaATAAACTGAGGCACACCAAATCTTGTaatgatgtttttccagatgaaggCTCTCACGTCCTATGCCTTGGTGTTTTCCAAGACTTCGgcttctacccatttggtgaaataatcgaCAACAACTATCACATAGCGCAGTTCCCCTGGGGCCGTCGTATAAGGACCTagtatgtccatcccccatttggcaaatTGTATGGGGCTTGTGATGGGTGTTAGTTTCTGAGCCGGTCGTCGAATTAGATGAGCAAACCGTTGACATTTATCACATCGCTTAACCAAGTCAAGGGCGTCTTttttgagagtgggccaataaTATCCAATTCTTAGAGCTTTTTCTGCCAAGGCCCTCCCCCCTATGTGAGAGCTGCATAGTCCATGATGCAGATCTTCTAGTACTTCTTGCCCCTTTTCTGGGGTTATGCAGCGGAGAAGAGGCTGTGAGAAGGCTTTTTTGTATAAAGTCCCATTCCGTATCTCGAACCAGGTGCATTTCTTTTGCAACCTTTCTGCCTGCTTGGGATCTTCAGGGAGTACcccattcattttgaaattgACTATATCGTCCATCCAGGTGGCCATCGGGTCTAGGATGGTCGTTGTCAAGACATCAATGCTCCTGGTCTGctttacctcccaaa
This sequence is a window from Spinacia oleracea cultivar Varoflay chromosome 1, BTI_SOV_V1, whole genome shotgun sequence. Protein-coding genes within it:
- the LOC130463791 gene encoding uncharacterized protein, which gives rise to MIRYLEKVRQEVQQLTSFEIQHIPRSENSKADALSKFASSASCDTLRHVFWEVKQTRSIDVLTTTILDPMATWMDDIVNFKMNGVLPEDPKQAERLQKKCTWFEIRNGTLYKKAFSQPLLRCITPEKGQEVLEDLHHGLCSSHIGGRALAEKALRIGYYWPTLKKDALDLVKRCDKCQRFAHLIRRPAQKLTPITSPIQFAKWGMDILGPYTTAPGELRYVIVVVDYFTKWFIVFDNGPQFKTLKLESWLADHGVTACFASVSRPQANGQVDAFNKIISEGMKKKLDEAKGLWADELPNVLWSIRTTAGLDFLPETRGNAALRQQLYKLRMTREYNQRVSRRILKVGDFVLRKMEAVGRANEQGKLTPTWEGPYEIYEEVRDGTYRIQDMQGRLSLRTWNADNLKNFFF